One window of Bactrocera tryoni isolate S06 chromosome 2, CSIRO_BtryS06_freeze2, whole genome shotgun sequence genomic DNA carries:
- the LOC120769692 gene encoding uncharacterized protein LOC120769692, producing the protein MPLLLANYQSGIVVAQVAYGMLLDYNNICVMNRINADDKHNRKYLLKLATNDLLDDERMSLPAVGSRTGSATETFSYQQNLDLYCQKETQQINAQYNSVAPSGSGPTPLQYLNNIFGLKAPSQTAFVHPNISSEDVFNLRSFQYSNATRHFEPNHCDNQAQEICSSNVPQKQPRLSLLSTGMPADLSNQFNQAPIGITATSALKREGNTNDSSMNKSPPRASLLAATLNEITYALPKGPGATANAITTASVAAEVKARDGVSGSAVAESPEVVAVEAATTKQPSAISSQNNPSMRGMQNINVREL; encoded by the coding sequence ATGCCATTGTTGCTAGCAAATTATCAATCGGGTATTGTTGTTGCTCAAGTAGCATACGGCATGTTACTGGATTACAATAACATTTGCGTGATGAATAGAATAAATGCTGATGACAAGCACAACCGCAAGTATCTACTCAAATTAGCGACAAATGATTTGTTGGACGATGAGAGAATGTCTTTACCGGCTGTTGGGTCGCGAACAGGGTCTGCCACTGAGACATTTTCATATCAGCAAAACCTTGACCTGTACTGTCAAAAAGAGACACAACAAATAAACGCTCAATACAATTCCGTGGCACCAAGTGGCAGTGGTCCAACACCTCTTCAgtatttaaacaatattttcgggTTGAAAGCTCCGTCACAAACAGCGTTCGTACACCCAAATATCTCGTCAGAAgatgtttttaatttgagaaGTTTTCAGTATTCAAATGCGACCAGGCATTTCGAACCCAACCATTGCGATAATCAAGCTCAAGAAATATGTAGCAGTAATGTGCCCCAGAAGCAACCTCGCCTTTCTCTACTGTCAACAGGTATGCCAGCTGATCTGTCGAACCAATTCAATCAAGCGCCAATCGGAATTACCGCTACGTCTGCGTTGAAACGTGAAGGTAATACGAATGATTCATCAATGAATAAGAGTCCGCCGCGCGCATCTCTATTGGCAGCGACGCTGAATGAAATAACATACGCTCTACCGAAAGGGCCTGGAGCGACAGCAAACGCGATCACAACAGCCTCTGTTGCAGCGGAAGTCAAAGCCAGAGACGGAGTCAGCGGATCAGCGGTAGCTGAAAGTCCAGAAGTGGTAGCAGTTGAGGCGGCAACGACGAAACAGCCGTCAGCGATTTCCAGTCAAAATAACCCATCCATGCGCGGCATGCAAAACATTAACG
- the LOC120767588 gene encoding helix-loop-helix protein 11, with amino-acid sequence MSVPVAIKTEEVILESTEYNSAEELDEELQLQLEDSGGEYIQYQAEPQLPQRQRHSSSGMNSSNATTKSGSGGITASSNVTNNGGNKNLLESEKRMRREIANSNERRRMQSINAGFQNLRSLLPRHEGDKLSKAAILQQTSQYIYELENQKTQLLNQNSQLKRQLGLHESNTAGASSGAGEVSTPGSSETLNSGNVAIKKRKLTDNIINLQTISDSSDEGLGSMSPEPTTLLNAGGGNVNAKSQVIIAHNVATSKELSEMKKQLEKERRMRTMLEEELQMIKRQLYSVATAPAASTSTYIPREVIEHTDNLVRESIEELPSGAVSYVEIDEMTGQRQVVVCSSIEELESEAAAAAAEIITEDNVQEEVILSSTSSTESEQEVNAIAKAYAEGSSPSAAVLQPILQAAIKATPKVEVERIQEIIKVKTEKIDQPSGLTRSRQNLETIVEAIRHLEGDHLFADGSEQKLQQHQQNQRAQEAPLALTTKVQRATLAELSPYLQIKGSKQVTIVQQPNQQKESGGNIMPTAIYKVQTTAAGASNIGTGQGAQQVTITTTALKQVRPGVIVAKQLS; translated from the exons ATGTCTGTACCCGTTGCAATCAAGACAGAGGAAGTCATTTTGGAGAGCACCGAATACAACAGCGCAGAGGAATTGGACGAGGAACTACA ATTACAATTAGAAGATTCCGGAGGTGAATACATTCAGTACCAGGCGGAGCCACAACTGCCACAGCGTCAGCGTCACTCTAGTTCCGGGATGAATTCgagcaatgcaacaacaaaaagtggtAGTGGTGGCATCACAGCTAGCAGCAACGTTACCAATAACGGCGGCAATAAAAATCTTCTGGAGAGTGAGAAACGTATGCGACGCGAAATCGCCAACAGCAACGAAAGACGACGAATGCAGAGTATCAATGCCGGTTTTCAGAATTTACGTTCGCTCCTACCGCGCCACGAAGGCGACAAGTTGAGTAAG GCAGCGATCTTACAACAAACTTCCcaatatatatacgaactagaaAATCAGAAGACACAACTTTTGAACCAAAATAGTCAATTGAAGCGACAGCTTGGTTTACATGAGTCAAATACGGCGGGCGCGTCATCTGGGGCCGGAGAAGTTTCTACCCCTGGCAGTAGTGAAACATTGAACAGTGGTAACGTAGCCATAAAAAAGCGCAAACTCACTGATAACATAATCAACCTTCAGACGATAAGTGACTCTTCCGATGAAGGTTTGGGTTCAATGTCACCAGAACCAACTACACTTCTGAATGCAGGTGGTGGTAATGTCAATGCGAAGAGTCAAGTGATTATTGCACATAATGTTGCCACCTCCAAAGAACTAAGCGAAATGAAAAAGCAACTGGAAAAAGAACGTCGAATGCGCACCATGTTAGAGGAAGAACTGCAAATGATAAAACGGCAATTATATTCAGTGGCAACAGCGCCTGCAGCTTCCACATCCACATACATTCCACGTGAAGTTATCGAGCATACAGACAATTTGGTACGTGAATCTATAGAGGAACTGCCATCAGGAGCCGTGTCGTACGTTGAAATTGATGAAATGACCGGTCAACGGCAGGTTGTTGTTTGTTCGAGTATTGAAGAGTTGGAGAGCGAGGCTGCAGCTGCAGCAGCAGAAATTATCACTGAAGACAATGTACAGGAAGAGGTTATACTTTCATCGACTTCATCCACCGAATCTGAACAAGAAGTTAATGCGATTGCCAAGGCTTACGCTGAGGGTTCGTCACCGTCAGCAGCTGTTCTTCAGCCAATACTTCAGGCTGCCATCAAGGCAACGCCAAAAGTGGAAGTGGAACGTATACAGGagataattaaagtaaaaacagAGAAAATTGATCAACCAAGTGGTTTAACACGTTCGAGGCAAAATCTGGAAACTATTGTCGAGGCAATAAGACATCTTGAAGGTGATCATTTATTTGCTGACGGTAGTGAACAAAAgttacaacaacatcagcaaaaTCAAAGAGCACAGGAAGCTCCTCTGGCGCTGACAACAAAAGTTCAAAGAGCCACATTGGCAGAATTGAGTCCTTACCTGCAAATAAAAGGCAGTAAACAAGTAACAATTGTGCAGCAACCAAATCAACAAAAAGAGAGTGGTGGAAATATCATGCCCACCGCCATTTACAAAGTGCAAACAACGGCAGCGGGAGCGAGTAATATAGGCACAGGCCAAGGTGCTCAACAGGTAACAATCACAACGACGGCATTAAAGCAGGTCCGGCCAGGTGTCATTGTTGCCAAGCAGCTGTCTTGA